Proteins encoded by one window of Halorubrum ruber:
- a CDS encoding DUF1850 domain-containing protein: protein MVALALVVALAGVALAAPTGQVLVVEDIDTGEHYITQPVDNGSTVALEYTHSVEKTPVYDEYRVEGDTLVNTRMEFQSYGWGLPSGVNVTNVNGTFVYDPPGPIMTLETLSVSPGRIANHSLIVEDQQYDLVAETNATDVRIRVEHRTLTDVFQ, encoded by the coding sequence GTGGTAGCGCTCGCGCTGGTCGTGGCGCTCGCCGGCGTCGCCCTCGCTGCTCCGACTGGCCAGGTGCTCGTCGTCGAGGACATCGACACGGGAGAACACTACATCACACAGCCCGTCGACAACGGAAGTACGGTCGCGCTGGAGTACACCCACAGCGTCGAGAAGACCCCCGTGTACGACGAGTATCGTGTCGAGGGGGACACCCTCGTGAACACACGTATGGAGTTCCAATCGTACGGCTGGGGGCTCCCGTCGGGCGTAAACGTAACGAACGTTAACGGTACCTTCGTATACGATCCGCCGGGACCGATCATGACGCTCGAAACGCTTTCGGTCTCACCCGGCCGGATCGCGAACCACTCCCTGATCGTCGAGGATCAGCAGTATGACTTGGTTGCGGAGACGAACGCCACCGACGTTCGCATTCGCGTCGAGCACCGGACGCTAACGGACGTATTCCAATGA
- a CDS encoding TRAP transporter permease produces MSTNTTQPGEGEEISREEADEIIDEIERRRSLHGLAALAVAVIGISFSLFQLVLAARSFTFVVPLPFVEDFQVSLQLLQANAIHVAFALVLTFLMFPASMGDGFVSQNLGRLADGVEDAFGSDGPLATAVNRIRGAFRWAFLDPNRSRVTPFDVLCMIASGLSAFYFLTEFAEIQDMRFFGLEGGRPVTGVYPFLEPILGGIPFISEYSYAMILGVLGVLLVLEATRRTLGLPLMLIVASFIVYARWGYLISSSTPFLGLLAIPELTWPDIVQNLWYNTENGVFGIPVTVSVSFIYIFILFGSFLEMSGAGQWFIDLAYAVTGHRKGGPAKASILASGFMGTISGSSIANTVTTGAFTIPLMKRSGYSPEFSGAVEASASSGGQILPPVMGAAAFLMVQYTATPFREIIILATIPAIVFFFGVWVMVHLKAVQEGIGGIEDAESESLGTHLARGWFYLVPIVLLLYYLIGARLSVSRSAWFTLVALVSLITFLAAYSEETRAFLLSSIAVLFGVELASYVVAGVPVSGLVGGNAGAGIPIAEAFSIVGPRIGWYAMLAGTVTMLVYSDVQSKVLDLNPTVQNAAESAGDRAGRDLGDNQLFRVGTFVVKSMEEGARTAVPVVIAVAAAGIIPGVISVSGLGPNLTSLLLALSGGSIVVMLLVTAVASIILGMGMPTTVTYIILISMLATPLVEFGIPELAAHLFILYFGVIADITPPVAVAAYAASGVAKSDPFETGVKAFSLSLNKAIVPFAFVLAPGIVLLREKANAADLPLRDRYRVVNFSDLAELSYSVPEILVPVVGVFLGVVALGATIIGTLYTRVDRFGRIAFALSSLLLMAPGMLSTSVFDMLALVDVTVSVNALLLDVTLRGVGLVLFVLFTLRNRRAFDSEGDEPPGTDRTTRSAEAAAGSEST; encoded by the coding sequence ATGAGCACGAATACCACACAACCCGGCGAAGGCGAGGAGATTTCCAGAGAGGAGGCCGACGAGATCATCGACGAGATCGAGCGCCGGCGGTCGTTACACGGGCTCGCCGCCCTTGCCGTCGCCGTGATCGGAATCTCTTTTTCCCTGTTCCAGCTGGTGCTCGCGGCGCGGAGCTTCACGTTCGTGGTTCCCCTCCCGTTCGTCGAGGACTTTCAGGTCTCGTTACAGCTGCTACAGGCTAACGCGATCCACGTCGCGTTCGCGCTCGTGCTCACGTTCCTGATGTTCCCCGCGAGCATGGGCGACGGGTTCGTCTCGCAGAATTTGGGACGCCTTGCCGACGGCGTCGAGGACGCGTTCGGTTCCGACGGCCCGCTCGCGACAGCGGTCAATCGGATTCGAGGAGCGTTCCGCTGGGCGTTTTTGGATCCCAATCGGAGCCGCGTCACCCCCTTCGACGTGCTCTGTATGATCGCGTCCGGGCTCTCCGCGTTCTACTTCCTGACGGAGTTCGCGGAGATTCAGGACATGCGCTTTTTCGGCCTCGAAGGCGGCCGACCGGTCACCGGTGTCTACCCGTTCCTCGAGCCGATTCTGGGCGGGATCCCGTTCATCAGCGAGTACTCGTACGCGATGATTCTGGGTGTTCTCGGCGTCCTTCTGGTGCTCGAAGCCACTCGACGGACGCTCGGGCTCCCGCTCATGCTCATCGTCGCCAGCTTCATCGTCTACGCCCGGTGGGGGTACCTGATAAGCAGTAGCACGCCGTTCCTCGGACTGCTCGCGATCCCGGAGCTCACCTGGCCGGACATCGTTCAGAACCTCTGGTACAACACCGAAAACGGGGTGTTCGGTATTCCGGTAACCGTCTCCGTTAGCTTCATCTACATCTTCATCCTGTTCGGGTCGTTCCTGGAGATGAGCGGTGCGGGCCAGTGGTTCATCGACCTCGCGTATGCCGTCACCGGTCACCGAAAGGGTGGCCCCGCGAAGGCGAGCATCCTCGCGAGCGGCTTCATGGGGACCATCTCGGGCTCGTCGATCGCGAACACGGTCACCACGGGCGCGTTCACGATACCGCTCATGAAGCGATCGGGATACTCGCCCGAGTTCTCCGGCGCGGTCGAGGCCTCGGCGTCCTCCGGCGGACAGATCCTCCCGCCGGTGATGGGGGCGGCGGCGTTCCTCATGGTCCAGTACACCGCCACGCCGTTCCGGGAGATCATCATCCTCGCGACCATCCCCGCTATCGTCTTCTTCTTCGGCGTCTGGGTGATGGTCCACCTCAAGGCGGTTCAGGAAGGTATCGGGGGGATCGAAGACGCGGAGTCCGAGTCACTCGGGACACACCTGGCGCGCGGGTGGTTCTACCTCGTGCCGATCGTGCTCCTCCTCTACTACCTCATCGGTGCGCGACTCTCGGTGTCTCGCTCCGCGTGGTTCACGCTCGTGGCGCTGGTGTCACTTATCACGTTTCTCGCGGCGTACAGCGAGGAGACCCGCGCGTTCCTCCTCAGTTCGATCGCGGTCCTCTTCGGCGTCGAGCTAGCGAGCTACGTCGTGGCGGGCGTTCCGGTGAGCGGTCTGGTGGGTGGTAACGCCGGCGCGGGGATCCCGATCGCGGAGGCGTTCTCGATAGTCGGCCCGCGGATCGGTTGGTACGCGATGCTCGCCGGCACGGTGACGATGCTCGTGTACTCGGACGTCCAGTCCAAGGTGCTCGACCTCAATCCCACCGTCCAGAACGCGGCCGAATCGGCCGGCGATCGAGCCGGCCGAGACCTCGGTGACAACCAGCTGTTCCGGGTCGGGACGTTCGTCGTCAAGTCGATGGAGGAGGGCGCTCGAACGGCCGTTCCGGTCGTCATCGCGGTCGCGGCCGCCGGGATCATCCCCGGCGTCATCAGCGTCTCCGGGCTCGGCCCGAACCTCACCTCCCTCCTCTTGGCGCTCTCCGGCGGGTCGATCGTCGTCATGCTGCTCGTGACGGCCGTCGCGAGCATCATCCTCGGAATGGGGATGCCGACGACGGTCACCTACATCATCCTCATCTCGATGCTGGCGACGCCGCTCGTCGAGTTCGGTATCCCGGAGCTGGCCGCACACCTGTTCATCCTCTACTTCGGCGTCATCGCCGACATCACGCCGCCGGTGGCCGTGGCGGCGTACGCCGCGAGCGGCGTCGCAAAGTCGGACCCGTTCGAGACCGGAGTGAAGGCGTTCTCGCTGTCGCTGAACAAGGCGATCGTTCCCTTCGCGTTCGTGCTCGCGCCGGGGATCGTCCTGCTACGTGAGAAGGCGAACGCCGCCGATCTACCGCTCCGCGACCGATACCGTGTGGTCAACTTCTCCGACCTCGCGGAGCTGTCGTACTCGGTGCCCGAGATCCTCGTCCCCGTCGTCGGCGTCTTCCTCGGCGTGGTCGCCCTCGGCGCCACCATCATCGGAACGCTGTACACTCGGGTCGACCGGTTCGGTCGAATCGCGTTCGCGCTCAGCTCCCTCCTGTTGATGGCGCCGGGGATGCTCTCTACGTCCGTCTTCGACATGCTCGCGCTCGTCGACGTGACCGTCTCCGTCAACGCGCTCCTGCTTGACGTGACGCTGCGCGGTGTCGGGCTCGTGTTGTTCGTGCTGTTCACGCTTCGGAACCGGCGAGCGTTCGACAGCGAGGGCGACGAACCGCCGGGAACCGACA